In Salvelinus namaycush isolate Seneca chromosome 20, SaNama_1.0, whole genome shotgun sequence, the following proteins share a genomic window:
- the LOC120065666 gene encoding potassium voltage-gated channel subfamily A member 3-like, translated as MGVITVENMLEESMALSRHLSVDRYEQELGCERVVINISGLRFETQLKTFNQFPKTLLGDRRKRMRYFDPLRNEYFFDRNRPSFDAILYYYQSGGRIRRPVNVPIDIFSEEINFYQLGEEAMEKFREDEGFIKEEERILPDNEFQKQVWLLFEYPESSGPARGIAIVSVLVILISIVIFCLETLPEFRDDRDPVTVALTVNGTASYHVNPFTDPFFVIETLCIIWFSFELLVRFFACPSKSTFSKNIMNIIDIVAIFPYFITLGTELAEKQGNGQQAMSLAILRVIRLVRVFRIFKLSRHSKGLQILGQTLKASMRELGLLIFFLFIGVILFSSAVYFAEADDPSSSFTSIPDAFWWAVVTMTTVGYGDMHPVTIGGKIVGSLCAIAGVLTIALPVPVIVSNFNYFYHRETDGEEHAQYLHVSSCEHLPSATDELKRTRSTSSLGKSEYIEEGINSGYKQPNFTNENNQNCVNIKKIFTDV; from the coding sequence ATGGGCGTCATTACAGTTGAGAACATGTTGGAGGAGTCAATGGCGCTTTCGAGACACCTGTCCGTGGATCGATATGAGCAAGAGCTCGGCTGCGAGAGGGTGGTTATCAACATTTCAGGCTTGCGATTCGAAACTCAACTAAAAACTTTCAATCAGTTTCCCAAAACGTTGCTCGGGGACCGGAGAAAGAGGATGCGTTACTTTGACCCACTGAGGAACGAGTATTTCTTCGACAGAAACCGACCCAGCTTTGATGCCATTCTTTATTATTACCAGTCGGGAGGGCGCATCAGGAGACCTGTTAACGTGCCCATTGACATCTTCTCTGAGGAGATCAATTTCTATCAACTCGGGGAAGAGGCTATGGAAAAATTCCGGGAGGATGAAGGATTCATAAAAGAAGAGGAACGTATTTTACCAGATAATGAATTCCAAAAGCAGGTTTGGCTTTTGTTTGAGTACCCTGAAAGCTCTGGGCCAGCTAGGGGAATAGCCATAGTCTCCGTGCTTGTCATTTTAATCTCAATTGTAATATTCTGTTTGGAGACCTTGCCTGAGTTTCGGGATGACAGAGATCCTGTCACTGTGGCACTTACAGTCAACGGGACGGCCTCCTACCATGTAAATCCATTCACCGACCCTTTCTTTGTGATAGAGACACTTTGCATAATATGGTTCTCTTTTGAGTTGCTGGTCAGGTTCTTCGCGTGCCCCAGCAAATCCACGTTCTCAAAAAACATAATGAACATCATCGACATTGTCGCCATATTTCCCTACTTTATCACTTTGGGGACAGAACTGGCTGAGAAGCAGGGTAATGGTCAGCAAGCCATGTCCCTGGCCATTCTCAGAGTGATAAGGCTCGTGAGAGTCTTTCGTATCTTCAAGCTCTCCAGGCACTCTAAGGGGCTACAGATTTTAGGGCAGACACTAAAGGCAAGCATGAGGGAACTTGGACTGTTGATATTTTTCCTTTTTATTGGAGTTATCCTTTTCTCAAGTGCTGTTTACTTTGCTGAGGCCGATGACCCGTCATCCAGTTTTACAAGCATCCCAGATGCGTTTTGGTGGGCTGTGGTCACCATGACTACTGTCGGATATGGAGACATGCACCCTGTGACCATTGGTGGCAAAATTGTTGGGTCATTGTGTGCTATTGCCGGAGTGTTAACTATTGCTCTCCCTGTGCCAGTTATTGTCTCCAACTTCAATTACTTTTACCATAGGGAGACTGATGGAGAAGAGCACGCACAGTACTTGCATGTCAGCAGCTGCGAGCACCTACCCTCAGCCACAGATGAGCTGAAAAGGACTCGCAGCACCTCATCTCTGGGCAAGTCGGAATATATAGAGGAGGGCATCAACAGTGGGTATAAACAGCCCAACTTCACCAATGAGAATAACCAAAACTGCGTGAACATCAAAAAGATATTTACGGATGTGTAA